One part of the Algibacter sp. L1A34 genome encodes these proteins:
- a CDS encoding response regulator: MKKINLACIIEDDPTHVYITKRFLKRTGLVESILTCSNGKDAFDKLKAIISDGKQLPELILLDLNMPIWDGWQFLDAFKAIPSEKKINIYILTSSNSEADIERAKLYNIDSNYIVKPITLEKLQEVLFN; this comes from the coding sequence ATGAAAAAAATTAACTTAGCTTGTATAATTGAAGACGACCCTACACACGTCTATATTACTAAACGGTTTTTGAAACGAACCGGACTTGTGGAATCGATTTTAACATGCTCGAATGGAAAAGACGCATTTGACAAATTAAAAGCAATAATTTCTGATGGAAAGCAGCTGCCAGAATTAATACTCTTAGATTTAAATATGCCTATTTGGGATGGGTGGCAGTTTCTTGATGCTTTTAAAGCAATACCCAGCGAAAAAAAAATAAATATTTACATACTTACAAGCTCTAACAGCGAAGCAGATATAGAGCGCGCAAAACTATATAATATTGATAGTAATTATATTGTTAAACCTATAACTTTAGAAAAATTACAAGAGGTGCTTTTTAATTAA